From Haloarcula hispanica ATCC 33960, the proteins below share one genomic window:
- a CDS encoding DUF58 domain-containing protein produces MGRRAMRWRGAIVAALTLAGAGIWEGSGTLLLAATLPLSYLAYGILSTAAVPAELVVSRAVDPTPAPPGHPVAVQLTVTNSGQQTLSDIRVVDGVPTDLTVLEGTPRGGETLAAGESVTLEYMLIARRGEHDFGEPRLRVRGTGAGEVATARQQAEGDDRLVCQLDAQAPPLSDQGTDRVGQLTTDDPGDGFTFHSTREYQRGDPAGRIDWRGYAKRGALSTVNYEQWVSTTVVFVVDARSPARVTAGPGRPTAVELGAYATTHAVTSLLDAGHEVGLAIVGIDGDGPAGLTWLQPGDGPNQRSLAVERLRAAADAAESDPAGGPEDEGDTQRQFRKVMEVAGPRCQLVLVSPLLDDAPVAAMESWAAFDCQRTMLSTDVTAASTVSGQYEHVRRRTRLARCQASGARTIDWRRGTPLPLILDYAFAVAAHQPRGSVQPGGGA; encoded by the coding sequence ATGGGCCGACGAGCCATGCGGTGGCGCGGCGCAATCGTCGCCGCACTGACACTCGCCGGAGCGGGCATCTGGGAGGGGAGCGGGACACTCCTGCTGGCCGCCACACTCCCGCTCTCGTATCTGGCCTACGGAATCCTGTCGACTGCTGCTGTCCCGGCAGAGCTCGTCGTGTCGCGGGCGGTCGACCCGACTCCAGCGCCGCCGGGGCACCCGGTTGCAGTCCAGTTGACGGTGACAAACAGCGGCCAGCAGACGCTGTCGGACATCCGGGTCGTCGACGGCGTTCCGACTGACCTCACAGTGCTGGAAGGGACGCCACGCGGCGGCGAGACGCTTGCGGCCGGCGAATCAGTCACGCTCGAGTACATGCTCATCGCCCGCCGAGGCGAACACGACTTCGGCGAGCCGCGGCTCCGCGTCCGGGGTACGGGAGCCGGCGAGGTCGCGACTGCGAGACAACAGGCGGAGGGCGATGACAGGCTGGTGTGTCAGCTTGACGCCCAGGCACCGCCGCTGTCCGACCAGGGGACCGACCGCGTGGGCCAACTCACAACCGACGACCCCGGCGATGGCTTCACCTTCCACTCGACGCGGGAGTATCAGCGCGGGGACCCGGCCGGCCGCATCGACTGGCGCGGGTACGCGAAGCGGGGAGCGCTGTCGACGGTCAACTACGAGCAGTGGGTGTCGACGACGGTCGTGTTCGTCGTCGACGCCCGCTCGCCGGCGCGGGTGACCGCCGGCCCCGGTCGCCCGACGGCAGTCGAACTCGGCGCGTACGCGACGACGCACGCAGTGACCTCGCTGCTGGATGCCGGTCACGAAGTCGGGCTGGCAATCGTCGGCATCGACGGCGACGGTCCAGCGGGACTGACGTGGCTCCAGCCGGGCGACGGACCCAACCAGCGGTCGCTGGCTGTCGAACGGCTACGGGCCGCTGCTGATGCTGCCGAGAGCGACCCGGCTGGTGGTCCAGAAGACGAGGGCGACACACAGCGGCAGTTCCGGAAAGTGATGGAGGTAGCCGGACCGCGCTGCCAGCTGGTGCTCGTGTCGCCGTTGCTCGACGACGCGCCGGTCGCCGCGATGGAGTCCTGGGCGGCGTTCGATTGCCAGCGAACCATGCTCTCGACGGACGTAACCGCGGCGAGCACCGTCAGCGGACAGTACGAGCACGTCCGCCGTCGGACCCGTCTGGCGCGGTGTCAGGCGTCTGGGGCCCGGACAATCGACTGGCGGCGTGGGACACCGCTGCCGCTCATCCTCGATTACGCCTTCGCCGTTGCGGCGCACCAGCCGCGTGGCAGTGTGCAGCCGGGAGGCGGAGCGTAA
- a CDS encoding DUF7519 family protein, with translation MIGGPRLDTPSAVGDEGRPRATSLTIVALIVAAFALATGVLSGDPRLFSGIALLAGIAVAGLTLLDRDGLGPTVIGHLCFLPAATGVVASVGQVSVAPLIAFGVAVAMVGVATAWTDVLDRETVSEATVSSVVSYLFAVVGLVVGTVVVALAWLCWKVVSAVAGGASPIATTVCLGVLGVAASGCLYFAVTQLPLLQLTARSRRDAMANRLKRGTQSLKLVALGSAAFSVVVPLALLVTPFGQLVASPPFSLGIRLLSSWVVLAPLLAVTAGALLAGSGAIVIRKFTTEFDAASVRTVGAAIAAAGYVVLLAPFLLRIGIFGFASLPAVFFGALLLPLVVYLLLVLVIGGLTFGLLPARAGPAALTASGLICASTGAAQADLSSLLVFAGVVGGLVVWDVGTFGLGLTAELGHRPETRRLELYHSVFAVGVGLLGIAAVGLVDTARHAVGAAIGSPETMALAAIGVLLLLAPLRG, from the coding sequence ATGATCGGCGGGCCGCGACTCGATACACCATCGGCCGTCGGCGACGAGGGGCGGCCGCGGGCGACCAGCCTAACTATCGTCGCGCTTATCGTCGCTGCGTTCGCCCTGGCGACAGGGGTTCTGTCCGGCGACCCGCGACTGTTCAGCGGTATCGCACTCCTCGCCGGCATTGCCGTGGCGGGGTTGACGCTACTGGACCGGGACGGACTGGGACCGACGGTCATTGGCCACCTCTGTTTCCTGCCGGCAGCGACTGGCGTCGTTGCCTCGGTCGGGCAGGTGTCAGTCGCCCCGCTCATCGCGTTCGGTGTCGCCGTCGCAATGGTCGGCGTCGCGACCGCCTGGACCGACGTGCTCGACAGAGAGACCGTTTCGGAAGCGACAGTGAGCAGCGTCGTTTCGTATCTGTTCGCCGTGGTGGGCCTCGTCGTGGGTACGGTCGTCGTCGCGCTCGCGTGGCTTTGCTGGAAGGTGGTAAGCGCTGTCGCCGGTGGAGCGTCGCCGATAGCCACCACGGTCTGCCTCGGTGTACTCGGCGTCGCCGCGTCGGGCTGCCTGTATTTTGCTGTGACACAGCTCCCGCTCTTGCAGTTGACAGCTCGGAGCCGCCGCGACGCGATGGCGAACAGACTGAAACGGGGTACCCAGTCGCTCAAACTGGTCGCACTCGGTTCGGCAGCGTTCAGTGTAGTCGTTCCGCTGGCGCTTCTGGTAACGCCGTTTGGCCAGCTTGTGGCGTCCCCCCCGTTCAGTCTCGGTATCCGGCTGCTGTCGTCGTGGGTCGTTCTCGCGCCGCTTCTGGCAGTCACAGCCGGCGCGTTGCTTGCTGGTAGCGGTGCGATTGTCATCCGAAAGTTCACGACTGAGTTCGACGCCGCTTCGGTGCGGACTGTCGGGGCCGCCATCGCGGCCGCTGGCTACGTCGTGTTGCTAGCCCCGTTCCTCCTGCGAATCGGTATCTTCGGGTTCGCCTCGCTCCCGGCGGTGTTCTTCGGTGCCCTCCTGCTCCCACTGGTGGTGTATCTGCTTCTCGTTCTCGTCATCGGGGGACTCACGTTTGGCCTGTTGCCGGCGCGTGCCGGCCCCGCGGCACTGACCGCTTCGGGACTCATCTGTGCGAGCACCGGTGCGGCACAGGCCGACCTGTCATCGTTACTGGTGTTTGCTGGCGTCGTCGGCGGCCTCGTTGTCTGGGACGTTGGCACGTTCGGCCTGGGGCTGACAGCGGAACTGGGGCATCGGCCGGAAACGCGCCGGCTGGAGCTGTATCACAGCGTGTTCGCCGTCGGCGTCGGCCTTCTCGGTATCGCCGCCGTCGGTCTCGTCGATACAGCGCGTCACGCCGTCGGTGCCGCCATCGGATCGCCGGAGACAATGGCACTCGCCGCGATCGGTGTGTTACTGCTGCTCGCCCCGCTTCGTGGCTGA